A window of the Thalassospira sp. TSL5-1 genome harbors these coding sequences:
- the nuoE gene encoding NADH-quinone oxidoreductase subunit NuoE — protein sequence MSHLRRPAPRELQPTSFAFTPENLEKAKKIIAKYPEGRQQSATMPLLDLAQRQTEGNWVPTVAMDYIADMLEMPAIRVYEVATFYTMYNLAPVGQNFIQVCTTTPCWLRGSSDIVKTCKEELGIGIGETTEDGKFTLIEVECLGACVNAPMMQINDDYYEDLTSDSTKNIIDMLKRGETPKAGPQSGRRGCEPIDGPKVLKAFCGCGAADQPAEPKDGEA from the coding sequence ATGAGCCATTTAAGAAGACCAGCTCCGCGCGAGCTTCAGCCGACCAGCTTTGCTTTCACGCCTGAAAATCTGGAAAAAGCGAAAAAAATTATCGCAAAATATCCGGAAGGCCGCCAGCAGAGTGCCACCATGCCGCTTCTGGATCTGGCACAGCGCCAGACCGAAGGGAACTGGGTGCCGACAGTTGCAATGGACTATATTGCCGACATGCTGGAAATGCCGGCAATTCGGGTCTATGAAGTTGCAACCTTTTATACCATGTATAACCTGGCACCGGTTGGTCAGAACTTTATTCAGGTTTGCACCACGACCCCGTGCTGGCTGCGCGGGTCGTCGGATATCGTCAAAACCTGCAAGGAAGAACTTGGCATCGGCATTGGTGAAACCACCGAAGATGGCAAGTTTACTCTGATCGAAGTTGAATGCCTTGGCGCCTGTGTGAATGCGCCGATGATGCAGATCAACGACGATTATTACGAAGATCTGACCAGCGACAGCACGAAGAATATTATCGACATGCTCAAGCGTGGCGAAACACCGAAGGCCGGACCGCAAAGCGGCCGTCGTGGGTGTGAGCCGATTGATGGTCCCAAGGTTCTGAAAGCATTCTGTGGCTGTGGTGCCGCAGATCAGCCTGCTGAACCCAAAGACGGGGAAGCCTGA